Within the Cydia pomonella isolate Wapato2018A chromosome 3, ilCydPomo1, whole genome shotgun sequence genome, the region ATCAATATTCCAACATTATCTTGACAAGCTTCTGGAGGGATTGCCAAATGTAGCAGTCTACTTTGATGACATTGCAGTTACAGGAAAAAACGACAAAGACCACCTTGAAACACTACGTACCGTATTTGAAAGACTGGAACAAGCTGGATTAAAAGTCAATTTAAAGAAATGTACCTTTTTACAACCAGAAGTAGAATATCTTGGGCACACAATTGACAAAAATGGAGTACGCCCTACAAAATCAAAGATAGAAGCTATCAGCAAATCTTCCCCACCAACTAATGCCAAGGAGCTACGATCATTCCTTGGATTAGTCAACTTTTATGAGCGATTTATACCACACTTACACAGTGTATGCGCCGATCTTCACACACTAACAGGGAACAGAATGAAATGGCAATGGACCAACAAGGAAGCTGAGGCTTTTGAACGTGCTAAATTAATGATTGTTCATTCTAAATCACTTGTAGCTTTCAATGATAAGTGCCCACTTTACCTAGCCTGTGATGCTTCAGAGAAGGGCGTGGGCGCAGTGCTTTTTCACATGAGGAATAATATTGAACAACCAATTGCTTTCGCATCACGAAAACTCCGACCAGCAGAGTCAGAGTATTCCGTCATAGACCGCGAAGCTCTCGCAATATTTTTTGGGATTAGAAAATTTGACCAATATCTTCGTGGCACTAAATTTACATTAGTCACGGATCATAAGCCCCTGATACACATTTTGGGATCTCAACGAAACTTACCCAAACTCGCCAACAATCGCCTAGTACGATGGGCTTTAATAATTGGTAGTTATGATTACGACATTAAGTATACAAAAGGTTGCAACAATCTCATCGCAGACTATTTATCCAGGATGCCCAATCCAGAGGAATTACCTTCCAAGTCTGAACTCAAGGTCCACAAAATTGTAGCGCGACTGCAAACTGATAGCATTGGCGATCTTGCATTATCTGAAACCGTTATACGAGATGAAACGCGAAAAGATACTACGCTTAAACGAATAACTAACCTTATAAAAACTGGTTGGCGTGAGCATCAATACTCAAACGATGTAAAACCATACGCCCGGAAGCGCGATGAGTTGTcactagaaaacaaaataatcatGTGGCAAGGCCGTATTGTTGTTCCTGACACTCTGAGGAAACCGACCCTAAAATATCTGCATCTTGGGCACCCAGGCATTTCAGCAATGAGAGCACTGGCACGTTTTTACGTTTGGTGGCCAACTATAGAGGAAGATATAGACACACATGTAAAGACTTGCCACAAATGCCAGGAAAATAGGCCTAATACTTCAGATCTACCAATCTTCTCATGGTCCATGCCAGACCAAGCCTGGGAAAGGATTCACGTCGACTTTGCCGGACCATTCGAAGGTTCATATTGGTTGGTTTTGTCAGATGCTTTTTCTAAATGGATTGAAATCAAGCCGATGACCAAAATAACGACAACCAAACTATGTGATGAACTGGATACAATTTTCACTACCTTTGGTCTACCCCAATTTTTAGTGTCTGACAATGGCCCCCAATTCATTTCTAAAGAATTCCAGGATTACTGTGAAAAAAACGGAATTAAACATATCAAATCGTCACCTTATCATCCGCGGACGAATGGATTAGCCGAAAGGCTTGTGAGGACTTTCAAGACCAGAATGTCGTCAAGCACAAAATGCCTCAAGAAACGTTTAGAACATTTCCTTTTCGCTTATCGCATCACACCCCATAGCACAACTGGCAAAGCGCCGGGCCAGCTAATGTTTGGAAGACAACTAAATTGTCTCCTTGACAATGCCAGACCAAGTGCTAAACGTTCATTACAGTATAGACAAATACAAGCGAATGTTAACTCCGCTGACCAGACTCCAAACTATAGACCGGGTGATGCTGTGTATGTGCGAAGCAGGGAACAGCCGCGATGGGAGCCTGCCACGGTCTCTCGACGCACACATCGATATTCTTATGTTATTAACACTCCAGTTGGGGTGGAGAGGAGGTATCACGCAGACCACATACGACCCCGTCTCCCTGACCTAGAAGAAAGCCCAGCTGAGAGAACTCCTATGGTACCAGTTACATCGTCAACACCAGTATTGCAAGCCAATGGATCGACAGTGCCATGCCCAGGGTCAGAAGCTGGAGCGGAATCTCTTGCAGAAGTTGCCCCAGTTTGCTCTCCTCAGAATGAGGCCGGTACGGCCACAGCCGCTACACCTATGGCACCGCGTCGAAGCCGGCGTACCATTAAACCACCTCGTCGACTAATTGATGAGATGGACGTTTAAATCTTTAGGGCGAACGAATGTTACAACCTCATTTCATATCACCTATCTTTTACCATAGAGAACATCATCAACGGCGTTCAGTATGTCATAtctgtcattttaattttattgtcaacatatgaataaactattctataaatcttaatgaatatgtaatttatatcaGGCATGTTTACTAATTTTTATCGTATTGCAAATGTGACGCCTTCGCACGGAAAAAAAGAATGAGTTGACAGGCCACAGATACTAAACTGCAAAGGTGGGACTGTtcggcatatatttttttctgcttaaatgctttaaaaaatatccgtgacGCCAGAGGGATGGAAAAGGGGAGACTACACAAGTGATCATCGAAGGACGTCTGAAATGTAATTGGCGTGATATCCAATGGGTGTATAGCATAGTTACATAAAAAGAGTTTCCAGGggtccccgcactaggctaggcctgtaccGCGGGAGACCAAGTATGCATTTGTATGTCATATGTGTGACCTAAACATAGTTTTGTTAGTGAACTAAAtaaaagtacataaaaaaatatttgaaaaaaaaattgtttttcatttaattaaaacacaCTTGAATTGAAGTAGTTCACTTCCAGATTAAGCAGTGTATTTATACccattagaaaaaataaatacccGTTATTGCTGTTTATAGTTTTAAGGATACCAACCGGTataaaagattaaataaattaagatcAACGTACCTATAGAATATCTAGATCCGTCTGTTGTtaacctcttcttaatgtgctgtattctttgtattgtttctgtattgaggtatGCAATAacgagtatttgtattgtattgtaatacataGTTTGATTATAAGGTACACAAAGGACTTCactttaattcattatttatattttaactgGCCAAGTTCTATTTGCGTTCCCTATTTCAGTCTTAGTCAATTTAACCAGTTTGAATTGAATTAACTCGACAACCATGTTGTTACAGGTGGTTGAAACCAGAACTGCAGTTTTGACTTACTAAAAAACTGCTGCATAAGGCCGGTGCTGCGTAACTTCGACTGCATTGGTAAGTTTGTGTAGTGATAGTTACTCCTCTAACTGTGTTGATATAGAGAGTGTTAATTATCATAATTCATGAAGCATAGCGCCAACGCTTACATAAGATtaggaggcgtattctgattattataacaggttatgaatttgatctggattaccttttttttttttttttttttttgttgacgcaGGGGTGAATGCCTTTACGCATCATCGCCCCCCGGGCGagggaagcccattgggggggcggtatgtgggactcgctccttccgtaaccccctctgctattcagagggggaggaggagaatacccactaacctcCCCTGCGGCGTTTCCGTCCATGCCGTTAAGGGGGGTGCAGGGGGCTCGCAAGCACGTCACCTCAGCACCCCCCCGGCGGTCCCGACCCGGATGACCCGGAACTTCACACCAGTTTGGGGAGAATCAGCAAACGCATAACTGACTCTCCCCCCTCCCATGTAGGGCCGTGTTGCGGGTCCCTCACCCGCTGCCCTACTGGGGTATAGCGCGGTTCACAATGGCGAACCGCCTAGCCCTCCTGCCCGCTCGTTTTCGCCTTATCGGGAGCGCGTTTGGATCCTCCTCGCGCTCCCGCTCCTCGACCTCCTTTTGCGAGACAACCGTGTCACAAAAGGAGGTCACCGCCTCCCAGGATCTTTCGCTGCCCAGCATGGCCGCCACGACACTGTGCAGCGAGAGATCATTGGTCCCGATGGCTACCACCAGCGCACTCCGCTCCACCGCCCAGCGATTGCACACCTGCAGGGTGTGCTGGGCGGTGTCGTCCGTCTCGTCACATTGATGGCAGGATTGGGTAGGCTCGCGACCGATCAAGTGCAGGTAGTGACCGAAGCACCCGTGTCCGGTCAGTACCTGCACCAGTCTAAACCCAACCCTGCCGTGCGTCCGGTCAAGCCATCGGTCTAGCGACGGGAGAACTGCCCCTATGGTGTAGGTTCCATAGGGGGAGTTCTCCAGGTCCTCCTTCCACTTTTCACGCATTCTCCTCTGCGCCATTCTCCGTGCCTCCCTCACTTCTTCAGGAGCAGGGAAGTCGCCCGTCTCCCTGCTCCTGATTCTCCGTCTGTGCGCATCAGCGAGCACCTCAGCATCCAGTTCCCAAGGGGGGGTGCCCGCCAATACGCACGCTGCCGCCCAACTCACCGTCACATAAGCCCTGCAGACGCGTACAGCTATTACCCGTTGGGGCCTCCGAAGCAGGGCTTTGTTCTCCCCATTGAGT harbors:
- the LOC133516395 gene encoding uncharacterized protein K02A2.6-like, producing the protein MNSEQFDKFLTLQATQQKQISDILQLLLSQQQNATAAAPTPTTTNGTESPSFSNTNGNRNNVYNGFKSDKFNPDDTAVEKFIDYFETKCKLWGEDARNIQKELLFTCLSPEIFHEIKVALTPHFEDSTYADVRNKLMDLFRIKRTRYRALTDFWNCIRKENESMEHYANRLKEISKDCGYSDDLLERQLRDRFATGLNHEQLQIDLKQKWPDLQDIQEGKMKEVTFSQIFSVAQSRERAEGDTDTQANVNKIKRNSKSYQNTSPRKLRTHQCLRCGEPERHPLNQCTAKTHTCKQCNTPGHFEDCCIKSGKACLPNRNYKQTTFTKRNKLHKLKHDRSSSHSSQSSYSDVSGDETDIVCQISKTNSKDSKKIDVFINDIPCTMDWDPGSLYSIISTQFWARIGTPSLIKAPSLRAYGNTRLKPKGLTNVSVRIQNEERLLPVVVMKSADPMLFGLQWSEMFQMDFPKPVYSIKKTRQEAITLKQILDKHTTLFDGKLGKVKDYQVNIHIKPDAQPKHITARSIKFSMKKNIEVELDRLVEEGIITKVDPNMTPIQWATPTVNVVKTNGQIRICGDFRSTLNPVLITHAHPVPLFDQLRQSLAEGEKFSKIDLKDAYLQFEIEPESKQFLTISTHKGYYTYNRMPFGISTAPSIFQHYLDKLLEGLPNVAVYFDDIAVTGKNDKDHLETLRTVFERLEQAGLKVNLKKCTFLQPEVEYLGHTIDKNGVRPTKSKIEAISKSSPPTNAKELRSFLGLVNFYERFIPHLHSVCADLHTLTGNRMKWQWTNKEAEAFERAKLMIVHSKSLVAFNDKCPLYLACDASEKGVGAVLFHMRNNIEQPIAFASRKLRPAESEYSVIDREALAIFFGIRKFDQYLRGTKFTLVTDHKPLIHILGSQRNLPKLANNRLVRWALIIGSYDYDIKYTKGCNNLIADYLSRMPNPEELPSKSELKVHKIVARLQTDSIGDLALSETVIRDETRKDTTLKRITNLIKTGWREHQYSNDVKPYARKRDELSLENKIIMWQGRIVVPDTLRKPTLKYLHLGHPGISAMRALARFYVWWPTIEEDIDTHVKTCHKCQENRPNTSDLPIFSWSMPDQAWERIHVDFAGPFEGSYWLVLSDAFSKWIEIKPMTKITTTKLCDELDTIFTTFGLPQFLVSDNGPQFISKEFQDYCEKNGIKHIKSSPYHPRTNGLAERLVRTFKTRMSSSTKCLKKRLEHFLFAYRITPHSTTGKAPGQLMFGRQLNCLLDNARPSAKRSLQYRQIQANVNSADQTPNYRPGDAVYVRSREQPRWEPATVSRRTHRYSYVINTPVGVERRYHADHIRPRLPDLEESPAERTPMVPVTSSTPVLQANGSTVPCPGSEAGAESLAEVAPVCSPQNEAGTATAATPMAPRRSRRTIKPPRRLIDEMDV